In the Populus trichocarpa isolate Nisqually-1 chromosome 1, P.trichocarpa_v4.1, whole genome shotgun sequence genome, one interval contains:
- the LOC7467867 gene encoding 60S ribosomal protein L21-1, with the protein MPAGHGVRSRTRDLFARPFRKKGYIPLSTYLRTYKVGDYVDVKVNGAVHKGMPHKFYHGRTGRVWNVTKRAIGVVINKQVGNRIIGKKIHVRVEHVQPSRCREEFKLRKKKNDELKAEAKACGEKISTKRQPQGPKPGFMLEGATLETVTPIPYDVVNDLKGGY; encoded by the exons aTGCCGGCTGGACACGGTGTGCGATCAAGGACCAGAGATCTCTTCGCTCGTCCCTTCAGGAAGAAGGGTTACATCCCCCTCTCCACTTATCTCAGAACATACAAGGTAGGCGACTATGTCGACGTCAAGGTAAACGGCGCCGTTCACAAAGGCATGCCCCACAAGTTCTACCATGGCCGCACCGGTCGCGTCTGGAATGTCACCAAGCGCGCTATTGGTGTCGTCATCAACAAGCAG GTTGGGAATAGGATTATTGGGAAGAAAATTCATGTTAGGGTGGAGCATGTGCAGCCGTCGAGGTGCAGGGAGGAGTTTAagttgaggaagaagaagaatgatgaGTTGAAGGCTGAGGCCAAAGCTTGTGGTGAAAAGATTAGCACTAAGAGGCAGCCTCAAGGACCTAAGCCTGGATTTATGTTGGAGGGTGCTACTCTTGAAACTGTCACTCCCATTCCTTATGATGTGGTCAATGATCTCAAGGgtggttattga
- the LOC7491445 gene encoding xyloglucan endotransglucosylase protein 34 isoform X1, whose protein sequence is MCRDMAASLWTLFLGMLFMVSGTMGAPPRKPVDVPFGRNYVPTWAFDHIKYFNGGSEIQLQLDNYTGTGFQSKGSYLFGHFSMQMKLVPGDSAGTVTAFYLSSQNSEHDEIDFEFLGNRTGQPYILQTNVFTGGKGDREQRIYLWFDPTIRYHSYSVLWNSYLVVFFVDDVPIRVFKNCKDLGVKFPFNQPMKIYSSLWNADDWATRGGLEKTDWSKAPFIASYKSFHIDGCEASVEAKFCATQGTRWWDQKEFQDLDALQYRRLRWVRQKYTIYNYCTDRSRYPSLPPECKRDRDI, encoded by the exons GGACAATGGGAGCTCCCCCAAGGAAGCCAGTGGATGTGCCTTTTGGAAGGAACTATGTTCCTACATGGGCTTTTGACCACATTAAGTACTTCAATGGAGGCTCAGAGATACAGCTCCAGTTGGATAATTACACGG GTACTGGTTTCCAATCAAAAGGGTCATACTTATTTGGCCATTTCAGTATGCAAATGAAGTTGGTTCCTGGTGATTCAGCTGGAACAGTTACTGCTTTCTAT CTATCTTCACAAAACTCAGAGCATGATGAGATAGACTTTGAGTTCTTAGGAAACAGGACTGGCCAGCCTTACATTTTGCAGACAAATGTTTTCACAGGAGGCAAGGGAGACAGAGAACAGAGGATTTACCTCTGGTTTGACCCAACCATAAGATACCACTCTTACTCCGTCCTATGGAATTCGTACCTGGTAGT GTTCTTCGTGGATGATGTGCCAATCAGAGTGTTCAAGAACTGCAAAGACTTGGGAGTGAAATTTCCTTTCAACCAGCCAATGAAGATATACTCAAGCCTATGGAACGCCGATGATTGGGCTACCAGGGGTGGACTTGAGAAGACAGACTGGTCCAAGGCACCCTTTATAGCTTCCTACAAGAGCTTCCACATAGATGGGTGTGAGGCCTCCGTGGAAGCGAAATTCTGTGCCACACAGGGTACCAGATGGTGGGACCAGAAGGAGTTCCAGGATCTTGATGCCTTGCAATACAGGAGGCTCAGATGGGTACGCCAGAAATACACCATCTACAACTACTGCACTGATAGATCAAGATACCCTTCACTGCCACCAGAATGCAAGAGAGACAGAGACATATAA
- the LOC7491445 gene encoding xyloglucan endotransglucosylase protein 34 isoform X2: MAASLWTLFLGMLFMVSGTMGAPPRKPVDVPFGRNYVPTWAFDHIKYFNGGSEIQLQLDNYTGTGFQSKGSYLFGHFSMQMKLVPGDSAGTVTAFYLSSQNSEHDEIDFEFLGNRTGQPYILQTNVFTGGKGDREQRIYLWFDPTIRYHSYSVLWNSYLVVFFVDDVPIRVFKNCKDLGVKFPFNQPMKIYSSLWNADDWATRGGLEKTDWSKAPFIASYKSFHIDGCEASVEAKFCATQGTRWWDQKEFQDLDALQYRRLRWVRQKYTIYNYCTDRSRYPSLPPECKRDRDI; the protein is encoded by the exons GGACAATGGGAGCTCCCCCAAGGAAGCCAGTGGATGTGCCTTTTGGAAGGAACTATGTTCCTACATGGGCTTTTGACCACATTAAGTACTTCAATGGAGGCTCAGAGATACAGCTCCAGTTGGATAATTACACGG GTACTGGTTTCCAATCAAAAGGGTCATACTTATTTGGCCATTTCAGTATGCAAATGAAGTTGGTTCCTGGTGATTCAGCTGGAACAGTTACTGCTTTCTAT CTATCTTCACAAAACTCAGAGCATGATGAGATAGACTTTGAGTTCTTAGGAAACAGGACTGGCCAGCCTTACATTTTGCAGACAAATGTTTTCACAGGAGGCAAGGGAGACAGAGAACAGAGGATTTACCTCTGGTTTGACCCAACCATAAGATACCACTCTTACTCCGTCCTATGGAATTCGTACCTGGTAGT GTTCTTCGTGGATGATGTGCCAATCAGAGTGTTCAAGAACTGCAAAGACTTGGGAGTGAAATTTCCTTTCAACCAGCCAATGAAGATATACTCAAGCCTATGGAACGCCGATGATTGGGCTACCAGGGGTGGACTTGAGAAGACAGACTGGTCCAAGGCACCCTTTATAGCTTCCTACAAGAGCTTCCACATAGATGGGTGTGAGGCCTCCGTGGAAGCGAAATTCTGTGCCACACAGGGTACCAGATGGTGGGACCAGAAGGAGTTCCAGGATCTTGATGCCTTGCAATACAGGAGGCTCAGATGGGTACGCCAGAAATACACCATCTACAACTACTGCACTGATAGATCAAGATACCCTTCACTGCCACCAGAATGCAAGAGAGACAGAGACATATAA
- the LOC7477766 gene encoding UPF0481 protein At3g47200, with translation MLVLYKLVALESDGAQDEEFVNELVLNFCYPNAPVSKLDKSLHVLDLYRKSLILEDPAWKMRRPRVKGGLLNVVNDIFRSATGITDVGIQFKKGKTKSLRGISFHGGVLELPVIVVDGATEATFLNLIAFERLHVGAGNEVTSYVSFMDNIIRNERDFALLRSRGIIQNAIGSHMAAPQLFNSLSRDIAFLPNSSLEGVHMQVNAFCKMPWNECRANLIHTYFRHPWAILCVIAALILFALTGAQTVYSIMPYYKSNHSTSPSPPMSFAAPPPLPTPTPPPLTSPMHPPKPSHRHHRCRCVKK, from the exons ATGCTTGTTCTTTACAAGCTGGTTGCTCTTGAAAGTGACGGAGCACAG GACGAAGAGTTTGTCAACGAGCTCGTGCTCAATTTCTGCTACCCCAACGCACCCGTCTCAAAGCTGGATAAAAGCTTGCATGTATTGGATTTGTACAGGAAGAGCCTGATTCTGGAAGATCCCGCCTGGAAAATGCGTCGCCCCAGGGTAAAGGGGGGTCTTCTTAATGTTGTCAATGATATTTTCCGATCAGCGACAGGGATTACTGATGTTGGAATTCAGTTCAAGAAAGGTAAAACCAAGAGCCTGAGAGGCATCTCATTCCATGGAGGGGTACTTGAGCTTCCTGTCATTGTGGTGGATGGTGCCACCGAGGCAACCTTCCTGAATTTGATTGCCTTTGAGCGCCTCCACGTTGGTGCAGGCAATGAGGTAACATCTTATGTCTCCTTCATGGACAACATCATTCGTAATGAGAGGGACTTTGCCCTCCTACGCTCAAGAGGAATCATCCAGAATGCTATTGGAAGTCACATGGCAGCTCCTCAACTGTTCAACTCTCTCTCCAGGGACATTGCGTTTCTCCCAAACAGCAGCCTTGAAGGTGTGCACATGCAGGTCAATGCCTTCTGCAAGATGCCATGGAATGAGTGCCGTGCCAATCTCATTCACACCTATTTCAGACATCCATGGGCCATTTTGTGTGTTATTGCTGCACTCATCCTCTTTGCCCTCACTGGTGCTCAAACTGTATATTCTATAATGCCTTACTACAAATCAAATCACTCGACATCACCCTCTCCTCCTATGAGTTTCGCAGCACCCCCTCCCCTTCCAACCCCAACTCCGCCTCCTCTCACTTCTCCTATGCATCCCCCAAAACCATCACACCGGCACCACAGATGTAGATGTGTTAAGAagtaa
- the LOC18109319 gene encoding UPF0481 protein At3g47200 yields the protein MEEMQLLIDVTEELQNKADASMQNILWNKRSIYKVPASVTALNRAAYRPQTVSIGPYHSYDDQLKPMEEHKHRALYYFLKRSGKSLELFLLSLNEVVQDLKDSYDQLDKSWNDDTGKFLQLMVLDGCFMLEIMRLAIQPSNDYAADDPVFSIHGRVYVAPFIRRDMLIVENQLPMLVLYKLVATESDGEKNEEFVNKLLLTFCHPNASVSKWGKCLHVLDLYRKSLLREDANRKRRHRRVWGGLHKDVDDIVRSATKINETGIQFKKSKTRSLKEISFHHGVLELPVIVVDDVTETLFLNLMAFERFHVGAGNEVTSYVFFMDNIIDNERDVALLHSRGIIQNAIGSDKAVAKLFNSLSKDIALDPDSSLELVNRQVNAYCKEPWNAWRANLIQTYFRNPWAILSLVAALILFALTIAQTVYSLIEFYEEGSPSPTPMVSSPPPIPPPTFPRTLYLNLHGR from the exons ATGGAGGAAATGCAATTGCTGATTGATGTTACAGAGGAACTTCAGAATAAGGCGGATGCTTCGATGCAGAATATCCTATGGAACAAAAGATCAATCTACAAGGTACCTGCATCTGTCACAGCCCTGAACAGAGCAGCCTACAGGCCCCAAACAGTGTCCATTGGGCCTTACCATTCCTACGACGATCAGCTAAAGCCAATGGAGGAGCACAAACACCGagctctttattattttctaaagagATCAGGAAAATCTCTAGAGCTATTTCTCCTATCTTTAAATGAAGTGGTGCAGGATTTAAAGGATTCGTACGATCAGCTTGATAAATCATGGAATGATGATACGGGCAAATTTCTGCAACTGATGGTTCTTGATGGCTGTTTCATGCTGGAAATTATGCGCCTTGCTATTCAACCATCGAATGACTATGCTGCTGATGATCCAGTTTTTAGCATTCATGGGAGGGTCTATGTGGCGCCATTTATCAGGCGTGATATGTTGATTGTTGAAAATCAGTTACCAATGCTTGTTCTATACAAGCTGGTTGCTACTGAAAGCGATGGGGAAAAG AATGAAGAGTTCGTCAACAAGCTCCTACTCACCTTTTGTCACCCCAACGCGAGTGTCTCAAAGTGGGGTAAATGCTTGCATGTATTGGATTTATACAGGAAGAGCTTACTTCGGGAAGACGCCAACAGGAAAAGGCGTCACCGCAGAGTATGGGGTGGACTGCATAAAGATGTCGATGATATTGTCCGATCTGCAACAAAGATCAATGAAACTGGAATCCAGTTCAAGAAAAGTAAAACTAGAAGCCTGAAAGAAATTTCCTTCCACCATGGGGTCCTTGAGCTCCCTGTCATCGTGGTGGATGATGTAACTGAGacgctatttttgaatttgatggcCTTTGAGCGCTTCCATGTCGGTGCAGGAAACGAGGTCACATCTTATGTCTTCTTCATGGACAACATCATCGACAATGAGAGGGATGTTGCTCTCCTGCACTCAAGAGGGATCATCCAGAACGCTATTGGAAGTGACAAAGCTGTTGCTAAACTGTTCAACTCTCTTTCCAAGGACATTGCATTGGACCCGGACAGCAGCCTAGAATTGGTGAACAGGCAGGTCAATGCCTACTGCAAGGAGCCTTGGAATGCCTGGCGCGCCAATCTTATCCAAACGTATTTCAGAAATCCATGGGCCATTCTATCTCTTGTTGCTGCACTCATCCTTTTTGCGCTCACAATTGCGCAGACGGTATATAGTCTAATAGAATTTTATGAAGAAGGATCTCCATCACCCACTCCTATGGTTTCGTCACCACCCCCTATTCCTCCTCCCACTTTTCCTCGTACGCTCTACCTAAATTTGCATGGCCGTTGA